In Desulfitobacterium chlororespirans DSM 11544, one DNA window encodes the following:
- a CDS encoding PucR family transcriptional regulator: protein MGNLSSMPNYMRKLLKTSGQGLDALTCAIAEVLNQPVLVSTPTYETLSTTLLHPDLDVFQIVIEGEREDNETLFLCTISTEALHLKGAGWAIAPNGRILGYLFVMYDEVKPDFEEFQAIMETALSLYSIHLQNKLELKQEKHKTKNAFFYDLLYGNLKRNEDIMTMGEVWGWDFHRPHMVLLLRVPDLESHSPDWHLMEVLQKTVDRTLINRYYKNPATTVNRNEVVTILLAESEKAAERKLKISSLIDGISSQFKAIVPNYRVVCGVGQTYAQPNDLFRSYQEAKVACEMGSLLGVEVPFFSDMGLERILYKHDLEDLKEYYHHVLGDLPEEDDGEDNLVWLLESLVDNQFDMNKTAQATFLHRNTLRYRLNKIEAILGRSLADINTRLDLAAAFKIRRLHKIHLLP from the coding sequence ATGGGTAACCTCAGTTCAATGCCAAATTACATGCGGAAGCTTCTTAAAACATCCGGCCAAGGGCTGGACGCTCTTACTTGCGCTATTGCTGAGGTGTTGAATCAACCTGTCTTGGTTTCTACTCCGACTTATGAGACCCTATCCACAACACTTCTTCACCCGGATCTGGATGTCTTTCAGATTGTAATAGAAGGGGAGCGGGAGGATAACGAGACCTTATTTCTCTGCACCATATCAACTGAAGCGTTGCACCTGAAAGGGGCGGGCTGGGCCATCGCCCCCAATGGTCGGATATTGGGGTATCTTTTTGTGATGTATGACGAAGTCAAGCCGGACTTTGAGGAGTTTCAAGCCATTATGGAAACGGCCCTATCCTTATACTCTATCCACCTTCAGAACAAGTTGGAGCTGAAGCAGGAAAAACATAAAACGAAGAACGCTTTTTTCTATGATTTACTCTATGGCAACCTTAAACGCAACGAAGATATTATGACGATGGGAGAAGTGTGGGGCTGGGATTTCCACCGACCCCATATGGTGCTGCTTTTAAGGGTACCTGATCTGGAGTCTCACTCTCCCGACTGGCACCTTATGGAGGTGCTGCAAAAGACTGTGGATCGAACCTTGATTAATAGATACTATAAAAATCCGGCAACGACAGTGAATCGAAATGAAGTCGTGACCATTCTGCTTGCGGAGAGTGAAAAGGCGGCTGAGCGGAAACTGAAAATCAGCTCCTTAATAGATGGCATTTCCAGTCAATTCAAAGCTATAGTACCCAATTATCGGGTCGTCTGCGGAGTAGGGCAAACCTACGCCCAACCCAATGACCTCTTTCGCAGTTACCAGGAAGCCAAAGTCGCTTGCGAGATGGGAAGCCTGCTGGGAGTTGAGGTGCCATTTTTCAGCGATATGGGCCTGGAAAGAATCCTATACAAACATGACCTGGAAGATTTGAAAGAATACTATCATCATGTTCTGGGAGATTTGCCTGAAGAGGATGACGGTGAAGATAACCTGGTTTGGCTATTGGAGAGTCTCGTGGATAACCAATTTGACATGAATAAAACAGCCCAAGCCACTTTTTTACATCGCAACACCCTTCGTTACCGTTTAAATAAAATCGAGGCCATTCTCGGACGTTCCTTAGCAGATATTAATACACGTCTGGATCTGGCCGCGGCTTTTAAAATCCGGCGGCTGCACAAGATTCATCTACTGCCCTGA
- a CDS encoding molybdopterin-dependent oxidoreductase, with protein MPTFRNTCPRHCYGSCSMITHMSGGKLTRVVGDSEHGYTRGRLCAKGYSLIQYALDEYRLKYPLRQVRRGSGEWRRISWDQAYEIIASKIIELNARYGSNLGLGYYKGNGNAGLLHQAVEGMFAGMGPHTRPIGDICSATGETALRETVSELRNPDPEKMSDAGLIVIWGANPANTNINQMKFIYEARQKGTPLVVIDPLLTHTANRADLYVQLNPGTDAWLAWGIAKLLIESDKIDKEFIGQKTREFHRYKQGLEGITLEEVCSHTGVHLRVVEELADLYARFHPIANWLGFGMQRYPSGGESVKAVSALAALTGSFGSVGGGVYFRHRPQEEFPLHIVKHQGVKQPLLTSSREVPVNDFPGKAMKLQEPPLNMLWVSCGNPLAQDYNLRAWRDLFQHLELIITVDLYLNSTARQSDLVLPAASFFEEEDLHVSFWHHWLSYNQKVLPAFYEAKSDLQIARELTRKLNELQPGFSNFPAEKEPWDWIAGELSPEVRELYGLEEPADLKRHSYRRKKESLLSGWNYCFPGVQPQLFKDVRETESSLLPYHLLTPQSLLKFHTQYETLSWLNAEHREEPMIELAEEIACKHNIREDSWVEIYNEQGTVSGRAKINPYLPEKIILVEQSDRYPINHLISGQGKDGESIPYFDCRVNLRRVRSDV; from the coding sequence ATGCCAACGTTTCGCAATACATGTCCGCGGCATTGTTATGGTTCCTGCAGCATGATTACCCATATGAGCGGAGGTAAATTGACCCGGGTTGTGGGAGACTCCGAACATGGTTATACCCGGGGAAGGCTTTGTGCCAAAGGGTATTCCTTAATTCAATATGCCTTGGACGAGTATCGCTTGAAGTACCCTTTGCGTCAGGTGCGGCGGGGGTCAGGGGAGTGGCGGCGGATTTCCTGGGATCAGGCTTACGAAATTATCGCCTCCAAAATTATCGAACTGAATGCCCGCTATGGCTCCAATCTGGGCTTAGGATATTATAAAGGGAATGGCAATGCCGGTTTGCTGCATCAGGCCGTGGAAGGAATGTTCGCAGGCATGGGTCCTCATACCCGGCCCATCGGGGATATTTGTTCCGCTACCGGGGAAACCGCACTGAGGGAGACCGTAAGTGAACTAAGAAATCCTGATCCGGAGAAGATGAGCGATGCCGGCTTGATCGTGATCTGGGGAGCCAATCCGGCCAATACCAATATCAATCAAATGAAGTTTATCTATGAAGCACGCCAAAAGGGAACTCCATTGGTGGTTATCGATCCGCTCCTTACTCATACAGCCAACAGAGCCGATTTATATGTTCAGCTCAATCCGGGAACCGATGCCTGGCTGGCTTGGGGGATCGCTAAACTATTGATCGAAAGTGACAAGATCGATAAAGAGTTCATTGGGCAAAAAACCAGAGAGTTTCATCGATATAAGCAAGGGCTTGAGGGGATTACTCTGGAGGAAGTCTGTTCCCACACCGGTGTCCATTTAAGGGTCGTTGAAGAATTAGCCGATCTGTATGCCCGCTTTCATCCAATCGCTAATTGGCTGGGTTTCGGCATGCAGCGCTATCCCAGTGGCGGAGAATCGGTAAAGGCCGTGAGTGCTCTGGCCGCTCTGACAGGGAGTTTTGGTTCGGTCGGCGGGGGAGTCTATTTCCGCCACCGGCCTCAGGAGGAATTTCCTCTGCATATAGTCAAGCATCAGGGAGTAAAGCAGCCTTTGCTCACCTCTTCCCGGGAGGTGCCGGTCAACGATTTTCCGGGCAAGGCGATGAAGCTTCAGGAGCCGCCTCTTAACATGCTGTGGGTTTCCTGCGGCAACCCTTTGGCCCAGGATTACAATCTACGGGCTTGGCGCGATTTGTTTCAACACCTGGAGTTGATCATTACCGTGGATCTCTATCTGAACAGCACCGCCCGGCAGTCCGACCTTGTTCTGCCTGCTGCGTCCTTCTTTGAAGAGGAGGATTTGCATGTGAGCTTTTGGCACCACTGGCTTTCCTATAATCAAAAAGTCCTGCCGGCTTTCTATGAAGCCAAGAGTGATTTGCAGATTGCCCGGGAGTTAACCCGTAAACTCAACGAACTCCAGCCAGGGTTTTCTAATTTTCCCGCGGAAAAAGAACCCTGGGATTGGATAGCAGGGGAGTTGTCTCCGGAGGTTAGGGAGCTTTATGGTTTGGAGGAGCCTGCTGATCTTAAGCGGCATTCCTATAGAAGGAAGAAGGAAAGCTTGCTCTCCGGTTGGAACTATTGCTTCCCAGGAGTTCAGCCGCAGCTTTTTAAGGATGTGAGAGAAACGGAGTCATCACTGCTTCCTTATCACCTGCTTACGCCCCAATCCCTGCTTAAATTCCATACCCAATATGAGACTCTTTCCTGGCTTAATGCTGAGCATAGGGAAGAACCCATGATTGAACTGGCGGAGGAAATCGCCTGCAAGCATAATATCCGGGAAGATTCCTGGGTTGAAATCTATAATGAGCAGGGCACTGTAAGTGGTCGGGCTAAAATCAATCCCTACCTCCCGGAGAAAATTATTCTGGTGGAGCAAAGCGACCGTTATCCCATCAATCATCTGATCAGCGGTCAGGGAAAAGATGGGGAAAGTATCCCTTATTTTGATTGCCGGGTCAATCTCAGGAGGGTGCGCAGCGATGTTTAA
- a CDS encoding 4Fe-4S dicluster domain-containing protein, whose protein sequence is MFKRKGFLFNANLCIGCRACEMACRNENHTPANIHWRHVKEIDLGTYLSMACNHCDSPECFRVCPQHAFNKRKDGIVEIDSSLCNGCRLCVKACPYDAPQYNINTNKVTRCQMCYPRQDHGLPPACVEACTTGALTTLDLNDPQLPETVRVIPGFTDIRLTKPSVLFYPPRPKRRYFLKQSDNI, encoded by the coding sequence ATGTTTAAGAGAAAGGGCTTTCTGTTCAATGCTAATCTCTGTATAGGGTGCCGGGCTTGTGAGATGGCCTGCCGCAATGAAAATCATACACCGGCCAATATCCACTGGCGGCATGTCAAGGAAATAGATCTGGGGACCTATCTGTCCATGGCCTGCAACCACTGCGACAGCCCGGAATGTTTCCGCGTCTGCCCCCAGCATGCCTTTAATAAGCGAAAAGACGGCATCGTGGAGATCGATTCTTCCCTTTGCAACGGCTGCCGTCTCTGCGTCAAGGCCTGCCCTTATGATGCACCCCAGTACAACATTAATACCAATAAGGTGACCCGCTGCCAGATGTGCTATCCCCGTCAGGATCACGGGCTGCCGCCGGCTTGTGTGGAGGCTTGCACCACAGGGGCCTTGACAACCCTGGACCTCAATGATCCCCAGCTGCCGGAAACGGTGCGGGTGATCCCGGGGTTTACCGATATTCGTCTGACGAAGCCTTCGGTGCTCTTTTATCCGCCGCGGCCGAAGCGGAGATATTTTCTTAAGCAGAGTGACAATATATGA
- a CDS encoding molecular chaperone Hsp90 gives MNQDVKDYVAQKAKELLSARPSCPEAKAAAQNWLDAMGTDREAEQTKKLIAELEMDIMPIDGLIAFTKSATGVRIFGEERVKKMEAHARELKEAGVKYCDCPACAAAEAILEKKDELL, from the coding sequence ATGAACCAGGATGTAAAGGACTATGTTGCCCAGAAAGCAAAGGAATTGCTAAGTGCGCGCCCCAGCTGCCCAGAGGCCAAAGCTGCTGCCCAGAACTGGCTGGATGCTATGGGGACGGACAGGGAAGCGGAGCAGACCAAAAAGCTAATCGCGGAACTGGAAATGGACATCATGCCCATCGACGGACTGATTGCCTTTACAAAGTCAGCAACCGGTGTGCGGATATTTGGTGAAGAAAGGGTAAAGAAAATGGAAGCCCATGCCAGGGAACTCAAGGAGGCCGGGGTAAAATATTGCGATTGTCCCGCTTGCGCAGCAGCGGAAGCGATTCTTGAGAAGAAGGATGAGCTTTTGTAA
- a CDS encoding IS1182 family transposase, translating into MNAHTLRPDYTSNGSVYQLVLPMDIGELIPADDSVRLLGSVLERMNYSKLRAAYSRLGRIETSPENLFKIVVYGYMNGTYSTRKLKQACQRDINFMYLWGRAPAPNHATIARFRSERLTDAMEDLFLQLVQLLSELGELSLCSVFIDGTKLEADANRYSFVWKKSTQNHETKMQAKMKRELPKLAAELGLRFDVREKIRTKDLKKLRKHLYALKGEQTFVHGKGKRKSPLQRAIETVEGYLARQKNYDDYNHSFGERNSFSKTDRDATFMRMKEDHMKNGQLKPAYNAVLAVDAEYIVSALISQERSDVNTFIPMMKTLKSLGYTKPVADAGFESEENYTWCEDNGQMAFIKPANHDRAKTRKYKSDIGKRENMPYDADSDAYICHAGHRLQAAYEKKTKSKNDYPIVTTVYSCTQCEGCPHKAKCIKGSSPKPLEERSKNLYVSKTFQRQRQAMETRIQSDEGIVLRVNRSIQVEGAFGVLKQDMNFRRFLLRGQVKVQIELWLLATAFNINKLHNKIQSGRCGSHLHRLKAA; encoded by the coding sequence ATGAACGCCCATACTTTACGGCCAGATTATACATCAAACGGGAGTGTATATCAACTGGTTCTTCCTATGGATATTGGAGAATTAATCCCGGCCGATGATTCGGTAAGGCTTCTGGGCAGTGTCTTGGAAAGGATGAATTACAGTAAATTGCGCGCTGCTTACTCCCGCCTTGGGAGAATCGAAACCTCCCCGGAGAATCTATTCAAAATTGTGGTCTACGGCTATATGAACGGGACCTATTCCACTCGCAAGCTGAAACAGGCTTGTCAGCGCGATATCAATTTTATGTACCTGTGGGGCCGAGCTCCCGCCCCCAACCATGCTACCATTGCCCGTTTTCGTAGTGAACGCCTGACGGATGCTATGGAGGATTTATTTTTACAACTGGTCCAGCTCTTGTCCGAATTAGGTGAACTGTCCCTTTGCAGCGTGTTTATCGACGGTACCAAACTAGAAGCTGATGCCAACCGGTATAGTTTCGTATGGAAGAAATCCACTCAAAACCATGAAACCAAGATGCAGGCCAAGATGAAACGTGAGTTACCCAAACTGGCCGCTGAACTAGGCCTGCGCTTTGATGTCAGAGAAAAGATCCGGACCAAGGACTTAAAGAAGCTGCGCAAACACCTCTACGCTCTCAAAGGTGAGCAGACATTCGTTCATGGTAAAGGCAAGAGAAAATCTCCCTTGCAGAGAGCCATTGAAACGGTTGAAGGGTATCTGGCTCGTCAGAAAAACTATGATGACTACAACCACAGCTTCGGAGAGCGAAACAGTTTTTCCAAGACCGACCGGGATGCAACCTTCATGCGGATGAAAGAGGACCACATGAAAAATGGCCAGCTCAAACCGGCCTACAATGCCGTCTTAGCCGTCGATGCCGAATACATCGTCAGTGCCCTCATCTCTCAGGAGCGCAGTGATGTGAATACCTTTATTCCTATGATGAAAACCCTTAAGAGCCTTGGCTACACTAAACCGGTGGCGGATGCAGGGTTTGAGAGCGAAGAGAACTATACCTGGTGCGAAGACAACGGTCAGATGGCCTTCATCAAGCCCGCCAACCATGATCGGGCCAAAACCCGCAAGTATAAAAGCGATATCGGTAAACGGGAGAATATGCCCTATGATGCAGACAGCGATGCCTATATCTGTCATGCGGGCCACAGACTACAAGCGGCTTATGAAAAGAAAACCAAGTCCAAAAACGACTATCCTATCGTGACCACCGTCTATTCGTGTACTCAATGTGAGGGTTGCCCTCATAAAGCCAAATGCATCAAAGGCTCAAGCCCCAAACCCCTGGAAGAGCGCAGCAAGAACCTCTATGTCTCCAAGACCTTTCAGAGACAGCGTCAAGCGATGGAAACCCGAATCCAGAGTGATGAAGGGATTGTGTTGAGGGTCAATCGTTCCATCCAAGTTGAAGGAGCGTTCGGTGTGTTGAAGCAGGACATGAATTTTCGACGTTTCCTCTTACGCGGGCAGGTGAAAGTACAGATTGAGCTGTGGCTGTTGGCTACAGCGTTTAACATAAATAAACTCCACAACAAGATTCAATCGGGGCGTTGTGGAAGCCATTTACATCGTCTTAAAGCAGCGTGA
- a CDS encoding Rpn family recombination-promoting nuclease/putative transposase: MNTEISYHNNDVLMKVLAEQFRNKTLDVFGIKTAKIKTLLPSAHPTIDAKETRSDIIFLLEDDTLLHLEFQTTACERDLKRFLYYDARLASRQERQIRTFVVYSGHIEQAKERLDCGSILYQVENIYMKDYNGDQEYNRLKAKIESGQLLNETDTLKLIFLPLMKSRQQEEELAIQAAELAKATDEKTKVFAIAALIVITDKIMSESNKRKLLEVLKMTQIEQWIREEGREEGREEGRQEGELKGRQEEKRETARTMLSMGMSPEVIAKATKLSQEEILRIEKETKN, encoded by the coding sequence TTGAACACCGAGATATCCTATCATAACAATGATGTGCTTATGAAAGTTTTAGCCGAACAGTTTAGAAATAAAACTCTGGACGTTTTCGGGATTAAAACGGCTAAAATCAAAACGTTGCTCCCTTCCGCCCATCCGACGATTGATGCCAAGGAAACTCGCAGTGATATCATCTTTCTGTTGGAGGATGACACCTTACTGCACCTGGAATTCCAGACCACAGCCTGTGAACGGGACTTAAAGCGTTTCTTGTACTACGACGCCCGGCTGGCGAGCCGGCAGGAGCGTCAGATCCGCACCTTCGTCGTCTATTCCGGTCATATCGAACAAGCCAAGGAGCGGTTGGACTGCGGTTCCATCCTCTATCAGGTCGAGAATATCTACATGAAGGACTATAATGGAGATCAGGAATACAACAGACTGAAAGCCAAGATCGAAAGCGGTCAGCTCTTAAATGAGACGGATACCCTGAAACTGATCTTTCTGCCACTCATGAAAAGCAGGCAACAAGAAGAAGAGCTGGCGATACAAGCGGCCGAACTAGCTAAGGCTACCGATGAAAAGACGAAAGTATTCGCCATTGCTGCGTTGATCGTGATCACCGACAAGATTATGTCCGAAAGTAATAAAAGGAAATTGTTGGAGGTGTTGAAAATGACCCAGATTGAACAGTGGATCCGGGAAGAGGGCAGAGAAGAGGGCAGAGAAGAGGGCAGGCAAGAAGGAGAACTGAAAGGCAGACAAGAAGAGAAAAGGGAGACGGCCCGAACCATGCTGAGTATGGGAATGAGTCCGGAAGTGATAGCCAAGGCGACCAAGCTCTCCCAGGAGGAAATCCTGCGAATAGAGAAGGAAACGAAAAACTAA
- a CDS encoding response regulator has product MLNICLCDDGALQRVYLKLIIQEYESRSGIRFSLSEFSSGEDLLEQFQENPTRFDLYFLDQRMKNITGLETVSSIRQRNKDCAIVFVTASEGPGDFEAVSPLRVLNKPAQPAAVYEVLDQVFAALSPGYSR; this is encoded by the coding sequence GTGTTGAATATTTGCCTGTGTGATGATGGTGCCCTTCAGCGAGTCTACCTAAAGCTGATCATCCAGGAGTATGAAAGCCGTTCCGGAATCCGGTTTAGCCTGTCTGAATTCAGCAGCGGGGAGGACCTTCTGGAGCAATTCCAGGAAAACCCCACCCGGTTTGATCTTTATTTTCTGGATCAGCGGATGAAAAATATCACCGGTCTGGAGACCGTCTCGTCCATCCGGCAGCGCAATAAGGATTGTGCCATCGTTTTTGTCACTGCCTCGGAGGGGCCGGGGGACTTTGAAGCCGTATCCCCGCTCCGGGTTCTGAACAAACCGGCCCAGCCCGCAGCTGTCTATGAGGTTCTGGATCAGGTATTCGCGGCATTGAGTCCTGGTTATAGCAGGTAG
- a CDS encoding DUF2922 domain-containing protein produces the protein MAISSNKVARLVFTTAGGGTFTLTLSDPREDVQVTEIVAAMESLIASDIYLTATGALTGIKDVKIVDTTVNDLLDPAAG, from the coding sequence ATGGCCATATCAAGTAATAAAGTGGCGCGATTGGTATTCACCACCGCCGGTGGTGGAACGTTCACTCTTACTCTTTCCGATCCAAGGGAAGATGTGCAGGTGACTGAGATCGTGGCCGCTATGGAATCCCTCATCGCAAGTGATATCTATCTGACAGCTACCGGAGCTTTAACCGGGATCAAGGATGTAAAGATTGTCGATACGACAGTCAACGATCTTCTCGATCCCGCTGCCGGTTGA
- a CDS encoding DUF1659 domain-containing protein, translating into MAIEGIPYSAALVVVYQTGFSPLGAPITRQKTFNSIRFDAPEEAVYDAAHALFGLTKHPVLDVFFRKTWELAEEE; encoded by the coding sequence ATGGCAATCGAAGGAATTCCTTATTCTGCGGCATTGGTGGTGGTCTACCAAACGGGGTTTTCCCCTCTTGGAGCTCCCATCACAAGGCAGAAAACGTTTAACTCGATCCGCTTTGATGCGCCTGAAGAAGCTGTATATGACGCAGCACATGCGTTGTTTGGTTTGACGAAGCATCCGGTTCTCGATGTGTTTTTTCGAAAAACATGGGAACTGGCGGAGGAAGAATAA
- a CDS encoding DUF3102 domain-containing protein, which produces MSEQVKERTPQVIAAEINSYKVSSGRIQLTCAVEIGRRLIEAKALLPHGEWGKWLEEYVEYSQATAENYMRVAREYGQAGGDSPEGEKAKSETFPILSYSQALTLLDVPEEERAEFIAELDIENMSVRQLQRAIKEREQVRQEKEEAEQESRELQKALEGEKEKNSQLEKERDGLKLKAGELEKEKQGLKQEVAERKAENSKLKDKQLFKNNEKLRNQLTAAQIKNATHKAAFKMEALERAFKEVVYELGLLVKIDKNVHGEYQKNLRKFLLKCLDEKVGD; this is translated from the coding sequence ATGAGTGAACAAGTAAAGGAACGCACCCCCCAGGTCATCGCGGCGGAGATCAACAGTTATAAAGTGTCCAGTGGGAGAATCCAATTAACCTGCGCCGTGGAGATCGGCCGGCGGCTGATAGAGGCGAAAGCCCTTCTTCCTCACGGGGAGTGGGGAAAATGGCTGGAAGAGTATGTAGAGTATTCCCAGGCTACGGCGGAAAATTATATGAGAGTTGCCCGGGAGTACGGGCAGGCAGGGGGAGACTCCCCGGAGGGGGAAAAAGCAAAATCTGAGACGTTTCCGATTTTATCGTACTCCCAGGCACTGACCCTTTTGGATGTTCCGGAAGAAGAGCGGGCAGAGTTCATCGCCGAGCTGGATATCGAAAATATGTCCGTACGTCAGCTGCAGAGGGCCATCAAGGAGCGGGAGCAGGTCAGGCAGGAAAAAGAGGAGGCTGAGCAGGAGAGCAGGGAGCTCCAGAAAGCTCTGGAGGGGGAAAAGGAGAAAAACAGCCAATTGGAAAAAGAGCGGGATGGGCTGAAGCTCAAGGCAGGGGAGCTGGAAAAGGAAAAGCAGGGATTGAAACAGGAAGTAGCTGAAAGGAAGGCTGAGAACAGCAAGCTCAAAGATAAGCAGCTCTTCAAAAACAATGAAAAGCTGCGGAACCAGCTTACTGCCGCCCAAATCAAGAATGCTACCCATAAAGCCGCCTTTAAAATGGAAGCTCTGGAAAGGGCCTTCAAAGAAGTGGTGTATGAACTGGGCCTGCTGGTTAAGATCGATAAGAATGTGCATGGGGAGTATCAAAAAAATCTGAGAAAGTTCCTCCTGAAATGCCTGGATGAAAAGGTGGGGGATTGA
- a CDS encoding GTP pyrophosphokinase — translation MIIERKSKVNLPDLTEQDGHLFQSSREDARTSLIKLAQTMQIYNGAMKVVSAKLELLDDEFQFSNKHNPIHHLECRIKSPLSIGKKLQKYGLPLTVEAARERVLDIAGIRVICNFLDDVYAVEKMLLQQADVTLVKRKDYIAQAKENGYRSLHLVVKVPIFLSGSTEEIPVEIQLRTVAMDYWASLEHMLRYKNNDSDTQQYAAMLLDCATTLADTEKKMLFIREHIEE, via the coding sequence ATGATCATTGAACGCAAATCCAAAGTCAATCTTCCCGATCTCACAGAGCAGGATGGGCATCTGTTTCAAAGCTCCCGGGAGGATGCCAGAACCTCCTTGATCAAGCTCGCCCAAACCATGCAGATCTATAACGGCGCCATGAAAGTCGTCAGCGCCAAACTGGAATTACTCGATGATGAATTTCAATTCAGCAACAAGCATAATCCGATTCATCATCTTGAATGCCGGATTAAAAGTCCCCTCAGCATTGGCAAAAAGCTGCAAAAGTACGGCTTGCCGCTTACGGTCGAAGCCGCTCGGGAGAGAGTTCTTGACATCGCCGGCATCCGCGTGATTTGCAATTTCCTGGATGACGTCTATGCGGTGGAGAAAATGCTCCTGCAACAAGCCGATGTTACCTTGGTTAAACGGAAGGACTATATTGCGCAAGCCAAAGAAAACGGATACCGGAGTTTGCATCTTGTCGTCAAAGTGCCGATTTTCCTGTCCGGCAGCACCGAAGAGATTCCGGTGGAAATCCAACTGCGCACAGTTGCCATGGACTATTGGGCCAGCCTGGAACACATGTTGCGATACAAAAATAATGACAGCGATACCCAACAGTACGCCGCCATGTTGCTGGATTGCGCAACTACACTGGCCGACACGGAAAAAAAGATGCTGTTTATCCGTGAGCATATTGAAGAATAA